The Sphingobacteriaceae bacterium genome has a segment encoding these proteins:
- a CDS encoding tetratricopeptide repeat protein yields the protein MTFKKLYHCLFWFSVLLINNACENSNSQSEQDQHKSDSLSLKLNSPELKKLNADILSDPSNPNLYNQRAKIYWKLNQLIEATADAIRSIRLDSTQVNYYADLADIYFAQNKTKLAKETLEIIEVKFPENEDAQLKLAELYFLVKDYQAAIDHTNKALKINTNLAQAYFLKGNIYRESGDTGKAISNLMTTIEQDNKFAMAYQDLGVIYAAKKNPLAFDFYNNALKLNPNNTEVSYGIAKLLQDLNKIDEAIDSYTKILEKDENCFNCLYNLGAIHFEIKKDNKTALEFFSKTISKNPNYVEAYLARGLTYLNLKDKIAAKADFEMCLRLEPNYQPALLALNQI from the coding sequence ATGACCTTTAAAAAATTATACCATTGTTTATTCTGGTTTAGTGTTTTACTAATCAATAATGCTTGTGAGAATTCTAATTCTCAATCTGAACAAGATCAGCATAAAAGCGATAGTTTAAGTTTAAAACTTAATTCACCGGAATTAAAAAAACTAAATGCTGACATTCTATCTGATCCTTCCAACCCTAATTTGTATAATCAAAGAGCTAAAATTTATTGGAAATTGAATCAGTTAATTGAAGCGACAGCAGACGCTATTCGCTCCATTCGATTGGATAGCACCCAAGTAAATTATTATGCTGATTTAGCCGATATTTATTTTGCGCAAAACAAAACGAAATTAGCCAAAGAAACTTTGGAAATCATTGAAGTCAAATTTCCGGAAAATGAGGATGCGCAATTAAAATTGGCAGAACTTTATTTTTTAGTGAAGGATTATCAAGCAGCAATAGATCATACCAACAAAGCTTTGAAAATTAATACGAATCTGGCTCAGGCCTATTTTTTAAAGGGTAATATTTATAGAGAAAGCGGGGATACCGGGAAGGCTATCTCTAATTTAATGACTACCATTGAGCAGGATAATAAATTTGCAATGGCTTATCAGGATTTGGGTGTTATTTACGCTGCTAAAAAAAATCCTTTGGCCTTCGATTTTTACAACAATGCTTTAAAATTAAATCCCAATAACACCGAAGTGAGTTATGGAATTGCCAAGTTGTTGCAAGACTTAAATAAAATAGATGAAGCCATAGATTCTTATACAAAAATTTTGGAAAAAGATGAAAATTGCTTTAACTGTTTATATAATTTAGGCGCAATACACTTCGAAATAAAAAAAGACAACAAAACAGCTTTGGAGTTTTTTTCGAAAACTATTTCTAAGAATCCCAATTATGTGGAAGCCTACTTGGCACGAGGCTTAACGTATTTAAATTTAAAAGATAAAATTGCCGCGAAAGCCGATTTCGAAATGTGCTTACGACTTGAGCCAAACTACCAACCCGCCTTATTGGCTTTGAATCAAATCTAA
- a CDS encoding helix-turn-helix domain-containing protein: protein MEKLEFNIQFEQVLGFINQTSKSVFLTGKAGTGKTTLLKYIKSNTYKNMAIVAPTGVAAINAGGSTIHSFFQFPFTPFIPQFNDDGTYKKNVTSVFTQKYTKQRLSIFRNLDVLVIDEVSMVRADMMDQIDACLKFTRKKWDLPFGGVQVLLIGDMFQLAPVINSEEQNILKSVYKGFYFFNSLIIQKEPPVYIELEKIFRQKESNFIELLNKVRNNRLGLKDLGELNEKYKKEISDEERLTYITLTTHNKKAEEINSNSMSKIKEKEFSYKAKVEGIFQEKSYPADEILKLKKGARVMFLKNNSEKNFYNGKTGIVTFLGEDEIKVKCDEDKYEIEVPVETWNNVSYQVNNQTTQIEENVLGTFKQFPLRQAWAITIHKSQGLTFDHLIIDAEEAFSSGQVYVALSRCRSLNGLILSSKLNISSIINDSKILEFADTKHSHKQVNDEFNQARRKFTVKALFDVFSMEEMYREKSELSGSFILHKSKLNKEGVDWLSKNLAKIDELYEVSVKFQVQLEKMLVVITDVEQDVDLKERIVKAAEYFNVQLNALKNNWKDIPVRTQSKEAADDLNPFLNTMLEMMHVKCMKIQACSKGFNLSDLISAKLKMKIPEIQVNIYSSARNTKIGADVKHPELYRELLFLRDEICNDEQLPIYMVLKNESLKQMAEFLPVNQTELLEISGFGNAKVESFGDRFLKRINSYLKKNNLSGNMNNMISTKKKGKSKKTKAGTEEELTGVKVDTKKISFDYFKELGSVSEVAKKRGMATSTIETHLLKYVIEGEININDLVSKKIQDKITKKLPYFNKTLGLKSIKEQLPESVTYSEIKFVLAHNKVLD from the coding sequence GTGGAAAAGTTGGAATTTAATATTCAGTTTGAACAAGTACTCGGATTTATCAATCAAACGTCCAAGTCGGTTTTTTTAACCGGAAAAGCCGGAACGGGTAAAACAACGCTCTTAAAATATATTAAGAGTAACACTTACAAAAACATGGCTATTGTGGCACCAACAGGTGTTGCGGCTATTAATGCAGGGGGCAGCACTATTCATTCCTTTTTTCAATTTCCGTTTACACCTTTTATTCCACAGTTTAATGATGATGGAACCTATAAAAAAAATGTTACTTCTGTATTCACACAAAAATACACCAAACAACGATTATCTATTTTCAGAAATTTAGATGTATTGGTTATTGACGAGGTGAGTATGGTAAGAGCAGATATGATGGATCAGATCGACGCCTGTTTAAAGTTTACAAGAAAAAAGTGGGATTTGCCGTTTGGCGGAGTGCAAGTACTATTAATAGGTGATATGTTTCAGTTAGCTCCTGTTATTAATTCGGAAGAGCAAAATATTTTAAAAAGCGTTTATAAAGGATTTTATTTTTTCAATAGTTTAATCATACAAAAAGAACCGCCTGTTTACATAGAGCTGGAAAAGATATTTCGTCAAAAAGAATCCAATTTTATCGAATTACTAAATAAAGTAAGAAACAATCGTTTAGGTTTAAAAGATTTAGGAGAGTTGAATGAGAAGTATAAAAAGGAAATAAGTGATGAAGAAAGATTAACATATATCACCTTAACCACGCATAATAAGAAAGCGGAAGAAATTAATTCGAATTCTATGTCGAAAATTAAAGAAAAGGAGTTTTCGTATAAGGCCAAGGTGGAAGGTATTTTTCAGGAAAAGAGTTATCCGGCCGACGAAATCTTAAAATTAAAAAAAGGGGCAAGAGTCATGTTTTTGAAAAATAATTCGGAAAAAAATTTTTATAACGGCAAAACCGGAATAGTTACTTTTTTAGGAGAAGATGAAATTAAAGTTAAATGTGATGAAGATAAATATGAAATTGAAGTGCCGGTAGAAACATGGAACAATGTTTCCTATCAGGTAAACAATCAAACAACACAAATCGAAGAAAATGTATTGGGAACATTTAAACAATTTCCATTAAGGCAAGCCTGGGCTATTACCATTCATAAATCGCAAGGATTAACTTTTGATCATTTAATTATTGATGCTGAAGAGGCTTTTAGCAGTGGTCAGGTTTATGTGGCGCTCAGTAGATGCAGAAGTTTAAATGGTTTAATACTAAGTTCTAAATTAAATATTTCTTCAATCATAAACGACAGTAAAATTCTTGAATTTGCTGACACCAAGCATAGTCACAAACAAGTGAATGATGAATTTAACCAAGCGCGGAGAAAATTCACGGTAAAAGCTTTGTTTGATGTGTTTTCCATGGAAGAAATGTACCGTGAAAAAAGTGAATTAAGCGGATCATTCATTCTTCATAAATCAAAACTCAATAAGGAGGGAGTAGATTGGTTGAGTAAAAATTTAGCAAAAATTGATGAATTATATGAAGTGAGTGTGAAGTTCCAAGTTCAACTTGAAAAAATGTTGGTAGTAATTACAGATGTAGAACAGGATGTTGATTTGAAGGAGAGAATAGTTAAAGCCGCAGAATATTTTAATGTTCAATTGAATGCTTTAAAAAATAATTGGAAAGATATTCCGGTACGAACACAAAGTAAAGAGGCAGCAGATGATTTAAATCCTTTTTTAAACACCATGCTAGAGATGATGCATGTAAAATGCATGAAGATACAGGCTTGTAGCAAAGGCTTTAACCTATCGGATTTAATTAGCGCGAAATTAAAAATGAAAATTCCCGAAATTCAAGTCAATATTTACAGTAGTGCCCGAAATACAAAAATTGGTGCTGATGTAAAACATCCGGAGTTATATCGGGAATTATTGTTTTTGCGAGACGAAATTTGCAATGATGAACAACTGCCAATTTACATGGTTTTGAAAAATGAAAGTTTAAAACAAATGGCCGAATTTTTACCGGTGAACCAAACCGAACTTTTAGAAATTTCAGGTTTTGGAAATGCCAAAGTTGAATCATTTGGTGATCGGTTTTTGAAACGCATTAATTCGTATTTAAAGAAAAATAATCTTTCGGGAAATATGAATAATATGATTTCAACGAAAAAGAAAGGCAAAAGCAAAAAAACAAAAGCAGGAACAGAAGAAGAATTAACCGGCGTAAAAGTAGACACAAAAAAAATCAGCTTTGACTATTTTAAAGAATTGGGAAGTGTAAGTGAAGTAGCAAAAAAAAGGGGAATGGCTACAAGTACAATAGAAACGCATTTATTAAAATATGTGATAGAAGGAGAAATTAATATCAACGACTTGGTTTCAAAAAAAATTCAAGATAAAATAACTAAAAAATTACCTTATTTTAATAAAACTTTAGGTTTGAAGTCTATAAAAGAACAGTTACCAGAAAGTGTAACCTATTCAGAAATAAAGTTTGTTTTGGCGCACAATAAGGTATTGGATTAA
- a CDS encoding (Fe-S)-binding protein: protein MIAVLLFIILFLGGFILFGLNMRKIRRNVMLGRSYKVDGPAGERLKTMILVAFGQQKMFSRPIPAILHLFLYVAFVITQIELIEIIVDGVSGSHRFFSSSLGGFYTFVISFIEILSVLAFIGTIAFLFRRNIVKLARFQSPEMKGWPFKDANFILFGEITLICFIFMMNGADSVKSDTGFIISSNIGPALFGGMSDSALHSIERIGWWGHLVMVLAFLNYLPFSKHLHILLGFPNTYYSNLNKKGKFTTLESVTDVVAPNFDPSYVPKTDPNNPIRFGAKDVQDLTWKNLLDAYTCTECGRCTSACPQNQTGKKLSPRKIMMDTRDRVEEVGKNIDKNKGVFVDDGKSLLDLISKEEIWACNTCNACVQECPVNIDPLAIIIELRRYLVMEESQSPNELNTMFSNVENNGAPWQFAQSDRANWINEN from the coding sequence ATGATCGCAGTACTCTTGTTTATTATTCTCTTTTTAGGCGGCTTTATTTTATTCGGCCTTAACATGCGAAAAATCAGGAGAAATGTGATGTTGGGTAGATCGTATAAAGTGGATGGCCCTGCCGGAGAGCGATTAAAAACAATGATTTTAGTTGCATTTGGGCAACAAAAAATGTTTAGCCGACCAATCCCGGCTATTCTGCATTTATTTTTATACGTAGCTTTTGTTATTACCCAAATCGAATTAATTGAAATTATTGTTGATGGGGTGAGTGGCTCTCATCGTTTTTTCAGTTCTTCATTAGGAGGATTTTACACATTTGTGATCAGTTTTATTGAGATTTTGTCTGTTTTGGCTTTTATCGGAACCATTGCTTTTCTTTTTCGCAGAAATATTGTTAAGCTTGCGCGTTTTCAAAGTCCGGAAATGAAAGGCTGGCCTTTTAAGGATGCCAATTTTATTTTGTTTGGAGAAATTACTTTGATTTGCTTTATTTTTATGATGAATGGAGCAGATTCTGTAAAATCAGATACGGGATTTATAATAAGCTCAAATATTGGTCCTGCATTATTTGGCGGCATGTCTGATTCTGCATTGCATAGCATAGAAAGGATTGGATGGTGGGGACATCTTGTTATGGTTTTGGCCTTTTTGAATTATCTGCCTTTTTCAAAACATCTGCATATATTATTAGGTTTTCCGAATACGTATTATTCTAATTTAAATAAGAAAGGAAAATTCACAACGTTGGAAAGTGTAACCGATGTGGTGGCCCCTAATTTTGATCCATCTTATGTCCCTAAAACAGATCCAAATAATCCAATCCGTTTTGGAGCGAAAGATGTGCAGGATTTAACTTGGAAAAACTTATTAGATGCCTATACTTGCACGGAATGCGGTAGGTGTACAAGTGCTTGTCCGCAAAATCAAACGGGTAAGAAATTATCTCCACGAAAGATCATGATGGATACGAGAGACAGGGTGGAAGAGGTTGGAAAAAATATAGATAAAAATAAAGGCGTTTTTGTGGATGACGGAAAATCACTATTAGATTTAATTAGCAAGGAAGAAATTTGGGCCTGTAATACCTGCAACGCTTGTGTACAAGAGTGTCCGGTGAATATCGATCCGTTAGCTATAATCATTGAATTGAGAAGGTATTTAGTGATGGAAGAGAGTCAAAGCCCGAATGAATTAAACACTATGTTTTCGAATGTGGAAAATAACGGAGCTCCTTGGCAATTTGCACAATCGGATAGAGCAAACTGGATAAATGAAAATTAA
- a CDS encoding MCE family protein, giving the protein MKISKEFKIGIVVVCALVAFIWGVNFLKGSNIFSKKNYLYALYPKIDGLIEASPILINGFKVGQVSEISLLRINDTNKVLVKFLITSDVQIPVKSTARSVSADLLGSKAVEIVFSSEKGYVKSGDTLFAALEPGFKQELDKRIAPIQAKAESLIGAMDSVINVVSSILNAKTRDNLDKSIEGVRKAILSLEQTAYKLDDLIGTEKAKISSILTNLNGVAADLNKSGDKIKNIISNLNNVSDSLAKAQLKSAIDEADKSLKQLNIMITKINQGEGTIGKLAKNDTLYYNLNKSTVDLDKLLKDLRVNPERYIHFSVFGRKEKRKDKPKD; this is encoded by the coding sequence GTGAAAATAAGTAAAGAGTTTAAGATAGGTATCGTTGTGGTGTGCGCCCTTGTTGCATTTATTTGGGGCGTGAATTTTTTGAAAGGATCTAATATTTTTTCTAAAAAGAATTACCTGTATGCACTTTATCCAAAAATTGACGGATTGATTGAAGCAAGTCCCATTTTAATCAATGGATTTAAAGTTGGACAAGTAAGTGAAATTTCACTTTTAAGAATAAATGATACCAATAAAGTGTTGGTTAAATTTTTAATTACTTCCGATGTGCAAATTCCTGTAAAATCTACAGCCCGTTCAGTTAGCGCCGATTTATTAGGTTCAAAGGCGGTTGAAATAGTTTTTAGCTCGGAGAAGGGATATGTAAAGTCAGGTGATACATTATTCGCAGCTTTAGAACCCGGATTCAAGCAAGAGTTGGATAAACGTATTGCGCCTATTCAGGCAAAAGCCGAAAGTTTAATTGGGGCCATGGATAGTGTAATTAATGTAGTAAGCTCCATTCTAAATGCAAAAACTCGTGATAATCTCGATAAGTCAATTGAAGGTGTGCGCAAAGCCATTTTATCTTTAGAACAAACAGCTTATAAGTTGGATGATTTGATTGGTACCGAAAAAGCAAAAATTTCATCGATTTTAACTAATTTAAATGGTGTTGCTGCTGATTTGAATAAAAGCGGGGATAAAATTAAAAACATCATTTCCAATTTAAATAATGTGAGTGATAGTTTAGCCAAAGCGCAATTGAAATCTGCAATTGACGAGGCGGATAAGTCCTTGAAACAATTAAATATTATGATTACCAAAATCAATCAAGGGGAAGGAACCATTGGTAAATTAGCCAAAAATGATACATTGTACTATAACTTAAATAAATCTACTGTTGATCTGGATAAATTATTAAAAGATCTTCGAGTAAACCCTGAACGTTATATTCACTTCTCTGTTTTCGGTAGAAAGGAAAAACGAAAAGATAAACCAAAAGATTAA
- a CDS encoding (Fe-S)-binding protein produces MSNSQIHVPTMAEMIAKGEVPEILFWVGCSGSFDDRAKKITKAIIRILDQVKLKFAILGMEESCSGDPAKRAGNEFLFQMQAMQNITVMNGYSIKKIVTGCPHCYNTLKNEYPALGGNYEVIHHTELVQQLINEGKLKVNGGTFKGKKIVFHDPCYLGRANDVYEAPRNVIQSLDAELHEMKRSRAKGLCCGAGGAQMFKEAEPGKKEVHVERTEEALAENPDIIAVACPFCNTMMTDGVKHFNKESKTRVLDVAELIAQANDL; encoded by the coding sequence ATGAGCAATTCACAAATACATGTGCCTACTATGGCAGAAATGATTGCCAAAGGTGAAGTGCCTGAAATATTATTTTGGGTTGGTTGTAGTGGTAGCTTTGACGATAGAGCAAAGAAAATAACGAAGGCAATTATTCGCATTTTAGATCAAGTAAAATTAAAATTCGCCATTTTGGGAATGGAAGAAAGTTGTAGTGGCGATCCGGCTAAACGCGCCGGAAATGAATTTTTATTTCAGATGCAAGCTATGCAAAACATCACAGTAATGAATGGCTATAGCATAAAAAAAATTGTTACCGGTTGTCCGCATTGTTACAATACACTTAAAAATGAATATCCGGCATTGGGTGGAAATTACGAGGTTATACATCACACCGAATTGGTGCAGCAATTAATTAATGAGGGTAAATTAAAAGTAAATGGCGGTACATTTAAAGGCAAGAAAATAGTTTTTCACGATCCTTGTTATTTAGGTAGGGCTAATGATGTTTATGAAGCACCAAGAAATGTGATTCAAAGCTTAGATGCAGAATTACATGAAATGAAACGGAGTAGAGCCAAAGGACTTTGTTGTGGGGCTGGTGGGGCACAAATGTTTAAAGAAGCTGAGCCGGGAAAGAAAGAAGTTCATGTGGAAAGAACGGAAGAAGCTTTGGCCGAAAATCCGGATATCATTGCTGTGGCCTGTCCGTTTTGTAATACTATGATGACGGATGGAGTAAAACATTTTAATAAGGAATCGAAAACCCGTGTTTTAGATGTTGCAGAATTAATTGCTCAGGCGAATGACCTTTAA
- a CDS encoding RNA methyltransferase has product MNEKLKNEELNRIDLNEFKKTDKNKLIVVLDNVRSLNNVGSAFRTCDAFLIEKIILCGITGTPPNKEIEKTALGATESMEWQYFKTTQEAIEQLKASNYSVFAVEQAKNSINLKNHKASENNIAVVFGNEVYGVEQEVINACDGVIEIPQAGTKHSLNIAVSVGIVLWEILKNKLP; this is encoded by the coding sequence ATGAACGAAAAATTAAAGAATGAAGAGTTAAACAGGATTGATTTAAATGAATTCAAAAAAACAGATAAAAACAAACTTATTGTTGTTTTGGATAATGTCCGCAGTTTAAATAATGTAGGCTCAGCATTCAGAACTTGTGATGCTTTTTTAATTGAAAAAATAATACTTTGCGGAATAACCGGCACTCCGCCGAATAAAGAAATTGAAAAAACAGCTTTGGGCGCAACTGAAAGTATGGAGTGGCAATATTTTAAAACAACTCAGGAAGCTATAGAGCAACTGAAAGCGAGCAATTATAGTGTATTTGCAGTAGAACAAGCTAAAAACAGTATTAATTTAAAAAATCACAAAGCATCTGAAAATAATATTGCAGTTGTTTTTGGCAATGAAGTTTATGGTGTTGAACAAGAAGTCATCAATGCGTGTGATGGGGTAATTGAAATACCTCAGGCCGGCACCAAACATTCGCTTAATATTGCTGTAAGTGTGGGGATTGTTTTATGGGAAATATTAAAAAATAAATTACCTTAA